A single region of the Branchiostoma lanceolatum isolate klBraLanc5 chromosome 1, klBraLanc5.hap2, whole genome shotgun sequence genome encodes:
- the LOC136444385 gene encoding transmembrane protease serine 3-like — MANCLDSVVFLVLLSALMPAILSSPRPFNSVDRTEDAPRVNGSMESSHRPSSRPGVKSAGGCGYNEWACASGDECIPWRWQCDTFNDCADASDENMCFECDTGSRKKRQSKNSQRRPPGTKKNLVPWNWICDGIRDCVDGRDELNCDCGQGLFSCLGANGVICVANSWKCDHILDCKDYKDESIAECGSIESRCWEGALVCAHGQFCVWQEWHCDGSNDCGDGSDEINCAKSENQNSNIVMAAWNPTSPAPTTTTTAATTTTTTPVPVGVWGSWTDWSACSEFCDGEKTRTRICLTVQLCEGPTSETTNCGDPPPCYTEPMTGCGARQVNAYVGSHRIIGGSPAVTGAWPWLVQLKKENTNTPYCGAVLIDNLWVATAAHCIVGMGFHLYPDMLKLMVGKHYLTENSYDPHEQARKASSIIIHSGYNQYTVNNDIALVKMDQPVEYAEGGINLICLPESGEEFSEHSICYTAGWGLTEEKVQSHVVQEVKLPLVPHDTCNQPQSYNSYVTDKMLCAGKMAGGVDTCQGDSGGPLVCEKADGRWYLVGITSWGRGCGEANYPGVYTKVSMYMDWIRQKMDQYK, encoded by the exons ATGGCTAATTGCCTGGATTCTGTAGTCTTTTTGGTACTTCTCTCTGCTCTCATGCCCGCCATTTTGTCATCGCCTCGACCTTTTAACAGCGTGGATCGTACTGAAGATGCCCCAAGAG TTAACGGCAGTATGGAGTCCTCACACCGCCCATCCAGCCGTCCCGGTGTTAAGTCTGCCGGCGGCTGTGGGTACAACGAGTGGGCCTGTGCGTCCGGGGACGAGTGCATCCCCTGGAGATGGCAGTGTGACACCTTCAACGACTGCGCGGACGCCAGCGATGAAAACATGTGCTTTG AATGTGACACGGGTTCTCGCAAGAAGAGACAGTCTAAAAACAGTCAGCGCCGACCGCCCGGGACAAAGAAGAACCTCGTTCCCTGGAATTGGATTTGTGACGGCATTCGTGACTGTGTTGATGGAAGGGACGAGCTGAATTGTG ACTGCGGACAAGGACTGTTCAGCTGCTTGGGAGCCAACGGCGTCATTTGTGTGGCCAACAGCTGGAAATGCGACCACATACTGGACTGCAAGGACTATAAGGATGAGTCTATTGCAGAGTGCGGCTCAA TTGAGTCTCGCTGCTGGGAGGGGGCGCTGGTGTGCGCGCATGGGCAGTTCTGCGTGTGGCAGGAGTGGCACTGTGACGGCTCAAATGACTGCGGGGACGGTTCGGATGAGATCAACTGTGCAAAATCAGAAA ACCAGAATTCCAACATCGTTATGGCGGCTTGGAACCCGACGTCTCCTGCCCCCACGACCACCACCACTGCTGCCACTACCACTACCACTACCCCGGTCCCTGTTGGCGTCTGGGGCAGCTGGACAGACTGGTCGGCGTGCTCGGAGTTCTGCGACGGAGAAAAGACTCGTACAAGGATTTGTCTGACCGTTCAGCTGTGTGAGGGGCCGACTTCCGAGACTACCAACTGTGGAGACCCGCCACCGTGTTACACTGAGCCTA TGACTGGTTGCGGTGCCCGGCAGGTGAACGCGTACGTCGGTTCGCATCGTATTATCGGGGGCAGCCCTGCCGTGACGGGTGCCTGGCCGTGGCTGGTGCAGCTGAAGAAGGAGAACACCAACACGCCGTACTGCGGGGCAGTGCTGATCGACAATCTGTGGGTCGCCACGGCCGCGCACTGTATCGTCGGCATGGGATTTCA TTTGTACCCGGACATGTTGAAACTGATGGTGGGGAAGCACTACCTCACCGAGAACTCGTACGACCCTCACGAACAGGCGCGAAAAGCCTCCAGTATCATCATCCACTCCGGCTACAACCAG TACACTGTGAACAATGACATCGCCTTGGTGAAGATGGACCAACCCGTGGAGTACGCCGAGGGCGGCATCAACTTGATCTGCCTTCCGGAGTCTGGCGAGGAGTTCAGCGAGCATTCTATCTGCTATACCGCCGGCTGGGGGCTGACCGAGG AGAAGGTACAGTCCCATGTGGTTCAGGAGGTCAAACTTCCCCTCGTGCCTCACGACACGTGTAACCAACCACAGTCGTACAACTCTTACGTCACCGACAAGATGCTTTGCGCGGGAAAAATGGCTGGAGGGGTGGACACATGCCAG GGCGACTCTGGCGGTCCTCTGGTCTGCGAAAAGGCTGATGGGAGATGGTACCTGGTGGGCATCACGTCCTGGGGTAGGGGCTGTGGCGAAGCCAACTACCCGGGGGTGTACACCAAGGTGTCCATGTACATGGACTGGATACGGCAAAAGATGGATCAATACAAATGA